In a single window of the Pontibacter russatus genome:
- a CDS encoding amidohydrolase: MTKTLRTLAAALFVGGTFLSACSGTNQGVQQADLVVYNGTVYTVNDSFGKAEAFAVKDGRVLEVGTTTGIRRKYAAAAELDAEGKAIYPGLIDAHAHFYRYGLGLQSADLVGTASFAEVVQKLVAQREKYPDADWLTGRGWDQNDWVVKEFPSKDTLDQLFPNIPVVITRIDGHAALANQKALDLAGITPQTKMVGGLVEVKNGRVTGILIDNAVDLVTSKIPEADEAEKRQALKLAEANCFAVGLTTVADAGLDKSTVDLIDAMQQQGELQMRIYAMLNPTQENTDHFFKRGLYKTERLNVRSFKVYADGALGSRGANLLEPYHDQAGHYGFLLASEQEFRDIARLLYEHGFQMNTHAIGDSANRLLLDIYGSVLGGQNDKRWRIEHAQIVHPDDLDKFGKYSIIPSVQPTHATSDMYWAGDRLGEERLSHAYPFKELLDQNGYIPLGSDFPVEDINPFYTFHAAVARQDAKNYPEGGFQMENALSREEALRGMTIWAAKSNFEENEKGSIEAGKFADFIIVDKDLMHIAPSEMRSVQVLYTYINGKQVYRKR; the protein is encoded by the coding sequence ATGACTAAAACCTTACGCACCCTTGCCGCAGCCCTTTTTGTGGGCGGCACCTTCCTGAGCGCCTGCTCCGGCACCAACCAGGGCGTGCAGCAAGCCGACCTGGTGGTCTACAACGGAACGGTATATACGGTGAATGACAGCTTCGGCAAGGCAGAGGCATTTGCTGTAAAAGACGGGAGGGTTTTAGAAGTGGGCACCACAACGGGCATACGCCGCAAATATGCCGCCGCAGCAGAACTGGACGCCGAAGGCAAAGCCATATACCCCGGACTGATAGATGCCCACGCCCACTTTTACCGCTACGGCCTCGGCCTGCAGTCTGCGGATCTGGTAGGTACAGCGTCGTTCGCGGAAGTAGTGCAAAAGCTGGTGGCGCAGCGCGAAAAGTACCCCGACGCTGACTGGCTGACGGGCCGCGGCTGGGACCAGAACGATTGGGTTGTGAAAGAGTTCCCGTCCAAAGACACCCTCGACCAGCTTTTCCCCAACATCCCCGTTGTCATCACGCGCATAGACGGGCACGCCGCGCTGGCAAACCAAAAAGCCTTAGACCTGGCGGGAATCACCCCTCAGACAAAAATGGTTGGTGGCCTGGTGGAGGTGAAGAATGGCCGCGTGACGGGTATTCTGATTGACAATGCCGTGGACCTGGTGACATCCAAAATTCCGGAGGCGGACGAGGCTGAAAAACGGCAGGCGCTCAAACTGGCGGAAGCCAACTGCTTTGCCGTTGGCCTGACGACCGTGGCCGATGCCGGTCTGGACAAATCAACCGTGGACCTGATAGACGCCATGCAGCAGCAGGGCGAGCTGCAGATGCGCATATATGCCATGCTGAACCCCACGCAGGAAAATACGGATCACTTCTTCAAACGCGGTCTATATAAAACCGAGCGGCTGAACGTGCGCTCGTTCAAGGTATATGCCGACGGGGCGCTTGGCTCGAGGGGCGCCAATCTGCTGGAGCCCTACCACGACCAGGCGGGCCACTACGGCTTTCTGCTGGCCTCTGAGCAGGAGTTCCGGGACATCGCCAGGCTGCTGTACGAACACGGGTTCCAGATGAACACGCACGCCATCGGCGACTCGGCCAACCGCCTGCTGCTGGACATATATGGCAGCGTGCTGGGCGGCCAGAACGACAAGCGCTGGCGCATCGAGCATGCCCAGATCGTGCACCCTGATGACCTGGACAAGTTCGGGAAATACAGCATCATTCCTTCGGTGCAGCCCACGCATGCCACCTCTGATATGTACTGGGCCGGCGACAGGCTGGGAGAAGAGCGGCTCAGCCATGCTTACCCGTTCAAGGAGCTGCTGGACCAGAACGGCTATATACCCCTCGGCAGCGATTTCCCGGTAGAGGACATCAACCCGTTCTACACGTTTCATGCGGCGGTAGCCCGTCAGGACGCCAAGAACTATCCGGAAGGAGGGTTTCAGATGGAGAACGCCCTGAGCCGGGAGGAAGCGCTGCGCGGCATGACCATCTGGGCAGCGAAATCCAACTTCGAGGAAAATGAAAAAGGCAGCATTGAAGCCGGAAAATTCGCAGATTTCATCATCGTAGACAAAGACCTGATGCATATAGCCCCATCCGAGATGCGCAGCGTTCAGGTGCTATACACCTACATCAACGGAAAACAAGTATATAGAAAGCGGTAA
- a CDS encoding AMP nucleosidase, translated as MKTKGEIVSDWLPRYTGVPLEEFGEYILLTNFINYVRMFADRFGVELNGLDKPMQTATANNITIVNFGMGSAMAATVMDLLSAIKPKAALFLGKCGGLKKKTQIGDLILPIAAIRGEGTSDDYMPPEIPALPSFRLQRAVSSMIKKHEMDYWTGTVYTTNRRVWEHDEEFKEYLRQIRAMGVDMETATIFTVGFINEIPHGALLLVSDNPMIPEGVKTSESDKLVTASYVEKHLSIGIDSLLELINSGESVKHMRFE; from the coding sequence ATGAAAACCAAAGGAGAAATAGTAAGCGACTGGCTGCCCCGCTACACCGGGGTGCCGCTGGAGGAGTTCGGGGAGTACATTCTGCTGACCAACTTTATAAACTATGTGCGCATGTTTGCCGACCGCTTCGGCGTGGAGCTGAACGGGCTGGACAAGCCGATGCAGACCGCCACCGCCAACAACATCACCATCGTCAACTTCGGGATGGGAAGCGCCATGGCGGCCACCGTGATGGACCTGCTGTCGGCCATCAAACCGAAGGCGGCCCTCTTTCTGGGCAAGTGCGGCGGCCTGAAAAAGAAAACCCAGATCGGAGACCTGATTCTCCCGATTGCCGCCATCCGCGGCGAGGGCACCTCCGACGATTATATGCCCCCCGAAATTCCTGCTTTGCCCTCCTTCCGGCTGCAGCGGGCGGTGTCGTCCATGATCAAAAAGCATGAGATGGATTACTGGACCGGCACCGTGTACACCACCAACCGCCGCGTGTGGGAGCACGACGAGGAGTTCAAAGAATACCTGCGGCAGATCCGGGCCATGGGCGTGGATATGGAAACGGCCACCATCTTCACTGTCGGCTTCATCAACGAGATTCCGCACGGGGCGCTGCTGCTGGTGTCGGACAACCCGATGATTCCGGAGGGCGTGAAGACATCGGAGAGCGACAAGCTGGTGACGGCATCCTATGTGGAGAAACACCTCAGCATCGGCATCGACTCCCTGCTGGAGCTGATAAACTCCGGTGAGTCTGTGAAACACATGCGCTTTGAGTAA
- a CDS encoding type I restriction enzyme HsdR N-terminal domain-containing protein has protein sequence MDALNLPPFEYKITKSGANNLIFDIIRRKYVVLTPEEWVRQHVVHYLINSLAYPKSLLSLERGADYNKLQKRSDLCVYNTTGKPHLLVECKAAHIPITQEVVKQVSIYNQTLQAPYLVITNGLQHYCWQVDFETRQFLPLQEIPACNFG, from the coding sequence ATGGATGCCTTGAATCTGCCACCATTCGAATACAAAATTACGAAATCCGGCGCTAATAACCTGATTTTTGATATAATCCGCCGAAAATACGTGGTGCTCACGCCCGAGGAGTGGGTGCGGCAGCATGTGGTGCATTACCTGATCAATTCGCTCGCTTACCCGAAAAGCCTGCTCAGCTTGGAGCGGGGCGCAGACTACAACAAACTGCAGAAACGCTCTGATTTGTGCGTCTACAACACAACCGGAAAGCCGCACCTGCTGGTGGAATGCAAGGCAGCCCATATCCCCATTACGCAGGAGGTGGTAAAGCAGGTCTCCATATATAACCAGACGCTCCAGGCACCTTACCTCGTTATCACCAACGGCCTGCAGCATTACTGTTGGCAGGTCGATTTCGAAACAAGGCAGTTCCTGCCGTTGCAGGAGATACCGGCTTGTAATTTTGGATAA
- a CDS encoding LTA synthase family protein: MFDTPFRLLLRRLGLLMALYMVLRVVFYLFNYSTFAEAGAIQTLLAFAHGLRYDVSALLILNSLFILLSLLPVGNTLHPRYQQALKWVFFVSNAPFIALAIADMEFFKFIGRRSGSELFSIGGDVAEQIGQLAGYYWYLVLGFLLLLLALLKLYPQAPATPAHPSTPVWLRSLRLLLVAALAVLGIRGGLQLKPLRASHAFVLDPASLGHLTLNSPFTFIKGIGKAKLEEKHYFGSDAALVAALPYNPGLYINPDGEIKKENVVIIILESFAAEYIGALNGGQGYTPFFDSLATQGVLFQNAFANGRKSIEALPSILAGIPSLMEQPFITSPYQANRYSGLGSILQRHGYRTAMFHGAANGSMGFNNFSMAAGMQAYYGLNEYPTELLETDFDGQWGIFDEPYMQYVAQELNTFQQPFLATVFTLSSHQPYTVPANYRGRFPKGELEIHESLGYADYALRRFFETASLQPWYRNTLFILTADHTQKSVDPAYQNELGPYRVPLLLFHPVRNFRDINPEQVTQHADILPTVIDYLNIPTKEVLPFGQSVLDTTAGRALLYNGNAYYLVQQEQVAKLTPDDQVQFYTFPDMAPAPPSPAAAQQLKAYVQYFRNGMTQNKLYFYNE; this comes from the coding sequence ATGTTCGATACGCCCTTCAGATTGCTGCTGCGCCGCCTGGGTCTGCTCATGGCCCTGTATATGGTGCTGCGCGTCGTTTTCTATCTTTTTAATTACAGCACATTTGCGGAAGCAGGCGCAATCCAGACGTTGCTTGCCTTCGCGCATGGGCTCCGTTACGATGTGTCGGCGCTCCTTATCCTCAACAGTCTGTTCATTCTGCTCTCGCTGCTGCCTGTGGGCAATACGCTTCACCCGCGGTACCAGCAGGCACTGAAGTGGGTGTTTTTTGTGTCTAACGCTCCCTTCATCGCCCTGGCCATCGCTGACATGGAGTTTTTCAAGTTCATCGGGCGGCGCTCCGGCAGTGAGCTGTTTTCCATCGGCGGGGACGTGGCGGAGCAAATCGGGCAGTTGGCGGGTTACTACTGGTACCTCGTGCTCGGCTTTCTGCTGCTGCTGCTGGCCCTGCTGAAGCTATATCCCCAGGCGCCGGCCACTCCTGCCCACCCCTCCACCCCTGTATGGCTGCGCAGCCTGCGCCTGCTGCTGGTGGCCGCTTTAGCGGTGCTGGGCATCCGGGGAGGCCTGCAGTTGAAGCCCCTGCGGGCGAGCCATGCCTTTGTGCTGGACCCGGCCTCGCTCGGCCACCTCACCCTGAACAGCCCCTTCACGTTCATCAAAGGCATTGGCAAGGCAAAGCTGGAAGAGAAGCATTATTTTGGTTCGGATGCCGCATTGGTGGCTGCGCTGCCCTACAATCCCGGGCTATATATAAACCCCGATGGGGAGATAAAAAAGGAGAATGTGGTCATCATCATCCTGGAGAGCTTTGCGGCAGAGTATATAGGAGCGCTGAACGGCGGCCAAGGCTATACCCCTTTCTTCGACTCGCTGGCCACGCAGGGGGTGCTGTTTCAAAACGCTTTTGCCAACGGACGCAAATCCATTGAGGCGCTGCCTTCTATCCTGGCGGGCATTCCCTCTCTGATGGAGCAGCCCTTCATCACCTCCCCGTACCAGGCGAACCGCTACAGTGGCCTGGGCAGTATCCTGCAACGGCACGGCTACCGAACGGCCATGTTTCATGGGGCGGCAAACGGCTCGATGGGCTTCAATAATTTTTCGATGGCGGCGGGCATGCAGGCCTATTATGGGCTGAATGAATACCCTACGGAACTGCTGGAGACTGACTTCGACGGCCAGTGGGGCATTTTCGACGAACCATATATGCAGTATGTGGCGCAGGAGTTGAACACGTTCCAGCAGCCTTTCCTGGCCACTGTTTTCACGCTGAGCTCGCACCAGCCCTATACTGTGCCCGCAAATTACAGGGGCAGATTCCCGAAGGGCGAACTTGAGATCCATGAGTCGCTGGGCTACGCGGATTATGCACTGCGCAGGTTCTTTGAAACAGCCTCCCTACAGCCCTGGTACCGCAACACGCTGTTCATTCTCACGGCCGACCACACACAGAAAAGCGTTGACCCAGCGTATCAAAATGAGTTAGGCCCTTACCGCGTCCCGCTACTCCTCTTCCACCCCGTTCGCAATTTTAGGGACATCAACCCGGAGCAGGTAACGCAGCACGCGGATATTTTGCCAACCGTCATCGATTACCTGAACATCCCGACAAAAGAAGTGCTGCCTTTCGGCCAGTCGGTGCTGGACACCACTGCAGGCCGGGCGCTGCTCTATAACGGCAATGCGTATTACCTGGTGCAGCAGGAGCAGGTGGCGAAACTCACCCCGGACGACCAAGTGCAGTTTTACACCTTCCCTGACATGGCGCCCGCCCCTCCCTCCCCCGCCGCCGCGCAGCAACTGAAGGCCTACGTCCAGTACTTCCGGAACGGCATGACACAGAACAAGCTGTATTTTTATAATGAGTGA
- the ald gene encoding alanine dehydrogenase — MIIGVPKEIKNNENRVGLTPAGVIELVRHGHTLYVQSSAGAGSGFTDDDYTRAGATILPGIADVYGKAEMIIKVKEPIESEYNLIREDQLLFTYFHFASYEPLTHAMIARKAVCLAYETVEKADRSLPLLIPMSEVAGRMAIQEGAKYLEKPMGGRGILLGGVPGVRPAKVLILGGGVVGTNAAKMAAGMGADVTIMDNNLQRLRYLDDIMPANVNTFMSYEYNIRELLSTHDLIIGAVLIPGARAPHLITRDMLKEMRPGTVVVDVAVDQGGCIETCKPTTHENPTYIIDDVVHYCVANMPGAVPYTSTLALTNATLPYAIQLANKGWKKACADSAELLKGLNVVQGKVVYQGVAEAFGLEFVPAEQVL; from the coding sequence ATGATAATCGGTGTTCCGAAGGAAATAAAGAATAATGAGAACCGGGTGGGCCTTACCCCTGCCGGTGTGATTGAGTTGGTGCGCCACGGCCACACCCTCTATGTCCAGTCTTCCGCCGGGGCTGGAAGCGGGTTTACAGATGACGATTACACAAGGGCTGGCGCCACCATCCTGCCGGGCATAGCGGACGTCTATGGCAAGGCCGAGATGATCATCAAGGTGAAGGAGCCGATAGAGTCGGAGTACAACCTGATAAGAGAAGACCAGTTACTCTTCACGTATTTTCACTTTGCCTCCTACGAGCCGCTGACGCACGCCATGATAGCCCGCAAGGCAGTGTGCCTGGCCTACGAAACCGTGGAGAAGGCAGACAGAAGCCTGCCACTGTTGATACCCATGTCGGAAGTGGCCGGGCGCATGGCGATTCAGGAAGGTGCTAAGTACCTCGAAAAGCCCATGGGCGGCCGTGGTATTCTCCTGGGCGGCGTGCCGGGCGTGCGGCCTGCCAAAGTGCTCATTTTAGGTGGTGGCGTGGTAGGCACTAACGCGGCGAAGATGGCGGCAGGCATGGGGGCCGACGTCACCATCATGGACAACAACCTGCAGCGCCTGCGCTACCTCGATGACATCATGCCCGCCAACGTGAACACCTTCATGTCGTATGAGTACAACATCCGCGAGCTGCTCTCCACCCACGACCTGATCATCGGGGCGGTGCTGATACCAGGCGCCCGTGCGCCGCACCTCATCACGCGCGACATGCTGAAGGAGATGCGCCCAGGCACTGTGGTGGTAGACGTGGCCGTGGACCAGGGCGGCTGTATCGAAACCTGCAAGCCGACAACGCATGAGAACCCGACTTACATCATCGATGACGTAGTGCATTACTGCGTGGCCAACATGCCGGGCGCGGTGCCTTACACCTCTACACTGGCACTGACCAATGCCACCCTGCCCTATGCCATCCAGCTGGCCAACAAAGGCTGGAAGAAAGCCTGCGCCGACAGCGCTGAGCTGCTGAAAGGCCTGAATGTGGTACAGGGCAAGGTGGTATACCAGGGTGTGGCAGAAGCGTTTGGACTGGAGTTTGTACCGGCGGAGCAGGTGCTTTAA
- a CDS encoding DUF1573 domain-containing protein encodes MASAQGQLSFEKETHDFGVIAEGTQATYEFTVKNVGDQPVIISEVRPSCGCTTPSWTKEPILPGKTGVISAIYNSTGRPGFFNKSITVVSDAAAPTQVLYIKGEVGPKDLKTYYTPEQKAMSPRLAVGRTSYDFGKLEKGQKAIAKFRIKNTGLRPLVIQGIKSPCNCVQYRVSEPAIKPGQTALLELRYSAAVLHEQSEEVKVLSNDIVMPALRLTLKADVTERQATQNKLREGK; translated from the coding sequence GTGGCCAGCGCACAGGGGCAACTGAGCTTTGAGAAAGAAACGCATGACTTCGGTGTCATTGCCGAGGGTACACAAGCTACTTACGAGTTTACCGTCAAAAATGTAGGCGATCAGCCTGTAATTATATCGGAGGTGCGCCCCTCGTGCGGCTGTACCACCCCCTCCTGGACCAAAGAGCCTATCCTGCCCGGAAAAACTGGCGTGATATCTGCTATCTATAACAGCACCGGGCGGCCTGGCTTCTTTAACAAGTCGATTACCGTTGTATCCGATGCGGCAGCGCCCACACAGGTTTTGTACATAAAAGGAGAGGTTGGGCCAAAGGATTTAAAAACCTATTACACCCCGGAACAAAAGGCAATGTCGCCGCGTTTGGCAGTTGGCAGAACCAGCTACGATTTCGGAAAACTTGAAAAAGGACAAAAAGCAATAGCTAAGTTCCGCATCAAAAACACAGGGCTGCGGCCGCTGGTGATACAGGGAATAAAGTCCCCGTGCAACTGCGTGCAGTACCGGGTGTCGGAGCCGGCAATAAAACCAGGGCAGACGGCACTTTTGGAACTAAGATACAGCGCAGCGGTGTTGCATGAGCAAAGCGAGGAAGTTAAGGTTCTTTCAAATGATATCGTCATGCCAGCGCTCCGGCTTACGCTGAAGGCAGATGTAACAGAGCGACAGGCAACTCAAAATAAGTTAAGGGAGGGCAAGTAG
- a CDS encoding alpha-ketoacid dehydrogenase subunit alpha/beta, with amino-acid sequence MQTAEASITQRLTAEEILNDYRLGWESRQASLTGRKEVFMGKAKFGIFGDGKEVAQLVLAKFFLPGDFRAGYYRDQTMMLAMGELTLQQYFAQLYAHTDLEADPSTAGRSMNGHFGTRSLDEEGNWKNLMEIKNSSADISPTAAQMPRLLGLAYASKLYRQNPELQGLKQFSVNGNEVAFGTIGNASTSEGMFFEAINAAGVLQVPMLVSVWDDGYGISVPSELQTTKGSISEILSGFQRNSEEEQGYEIFRVKGWDYIGLCETYEAAVRVCREQHVPVLVHVEEMTQPQGHSTSGSHERYKPEERLAWETEYDCLKKMREWILENGIATTEQVDQIEAEAKEAVRTARGLAWNALLGSIKKDHNEALRLLDNLAAASDTHATQLANIARGLSKIEPPIRSDAVRAVRKALRYVRGERSQARRELVGWLEQTMGENADRYNSYLFSQSEQSVLLVGEVKPEFDENSPLVDGREVLQACFNAMLARDPRVFAIGEDVGYIGDVNQAFAGLQEKYGDLRVTDTGIRECTIVGQGIGAALRGLRPIAEIQYLDYLLYAIQIMSDDLASLQYRTKGGQKAPVIVRTRGHRLEGIWHSGSPIGMILNSIRGIHVLVPRNMTQAAGFYNALLKADEPALVIECLNGYRLKERIPRNIGEFTVPLGQPEILKEGTDITVVTYGSMCRIVMEAAKQLEAFGIKAEVIDVQTLLPFDVDHTITDSIRKTGRVLFADEDVPGGATAYMMQQVVDEQGAYRWLDSKPTCLSAHAHRPAYGSDGDYFSKPNVEDVFEAVYELMHEADPEAYPPIY; translated from the coding sequence ATGCAAACTGCTGAAGCATCTATCACTCAAAGACTAACAGCTGAAGAGATACTCAACGACTACCGGCTTGGGTGGGAGAGCAGGCAGGCCAGCCTCACCGGCCGCAAGGAGGTGTTTATGGGAAAGGCCAAATTCGGCATCTTCGGCGACGGGAAAGAGGTGGCGCAACTGGTGCTGGCGAAGTTTTTCCTCCCCGGCGACTTCCGCGCCGGCTATTACCGCGACCAGACCATGATGCTGGCGATGGGGGAGCTGACCCTGCAGCAGTATTTCGCCCAGCTATATGCCCACACTGACTTAGAGGCGGACCCGTCAACGGCGGGGCGCTCCATGAACGGCCACTTCGGCACCCGCTCCCTGGATGAGGAGGGCAACTGGAAGAACCTGATGGAAATAAAGAACTCCAGCGCCGACATCTCCCCGACGGCCGCCCAGATGCCACGCCTCCTGGGGCTGGCCTATGCTTCCAAGCTATACCGCCAGAACCCGGAGCTTCAGGGACTCAAGCAGTTCTCGGTGAACGGAAACGAGGTAGCCTTCGGCACCATCGGCAATGCCTCCACCTCCGAGGGCATGTTCTTCGAGGCCATCAACGCTGCGGGGGTGCTGCAGGTGCCGATGCTGGTTTCTGTCTGGGACGATGGCTACGGCATATCGGTGCCCTCCGAGCTACAGACCACCAAAGGCAGCATATCCGAGATTCTGTCCGGCTTTCAGCGCAACAGCGAGGAGGAGCAGGGTTATGAGATTTTCAGGGTGAAGGGCTGGGACTATATAGGCCTTTGCGAAACCTACGAGGCCGCTGTGCGCGTGTGCCGCGAGCAGCACGTGCCGGTGCTGGTACACGTGGAGGAAATGACGCAGCCGCAGGGCCACTCTACCTCCGGCTCGCATGAGCGGTACAAGCCGGAGGAGCGCCTGGCCTGGGAGACAGAGTACGACTGCCTGAAGAAAATGCGGGAGTGGATACTGGAAAACGGCATCGCCACGACCGAGCAGGTAGATCAAATAGAGGCGGAGGCGAAGGAAGCAGTGCGCACGGCGCGCGGGCTGGCCTGGAACGCCCTGCTGGGCTCCATTAAAAAAGACCACAACGAGGCCCTCCGGCTGCTCGACAACCTGGCCGCCGCTAGCGATACGCATGCCACTCAGCTGGCAAACATCGCCAGAGGCCTCAGCAAAATAGAGCCGCCCATCCGCAGCGACGCCGTAAGGGCGGTGCGCAAGGCTTTGCGCTACGTGCGCGGCGAGCGCAGCCAGGCCCGGCGCGAGCTTGTCGGATGGCTGGAGCAAACCATGGGCGAGAACGCCGACCGCTACAACTCCTACCTTTTCAGCCAGTCTGAGCAATCGGTGCTGCTGGTAGGGGAGGTGAAACCTGAATTTGATGAGAATTCCCCGTTGGTGGACGGCCGCGAGGTGCTGCAGGCCTGCTTCAACGCCATGCTTGCCCGCGATCCGCGCGTATTTGCCATCGGCGAGGACGTGGGTTATATAGGCGACGTGAACCAAGCTTTTGCCGGGTTGCAGGAAAAATACGGGGACCTGCGCGTGACCGACACCGGCATCCGCGAGTGTACGATTGTGGGGCAGGGGATTGGCGCCGCATTGCGTGGCCTGCGCCCTATCGCCGAGATACAGTACCTCGACTACCTGCTCTACGCCATCCAGATTATGTCTGATGACCTGGCCAGCCTGCAGTACCGCACCAAGGGCGGACAGAAGGCACCTGTCATCGTGCGCACGCGGGGCCACCGCCTGGAGGGCATTTGGCACTCCGGGTCCCCTATTGGCATGATTCTGAACAGCATCCGGGGCATACATGTGCTGGTGCCGCGCAACATGACGCAGGCAGCCGGTTTCTATAATGCCCTGCTGAAGGCAGACGAGCCTGCCTTGGTGATAGAGTGCCTGAACGGCTACCGTCTGAAAGAGCGCATACCCCGCAACATCGGGGAGTTCACGGTGCCGCTGGGGCAGCCTGAAATTCTTAAAGAAGGAACCGACATCACGGTGGTGACATATGGCTCGATGTGTCGCATTGTGATGGAGGCCGCCAAACAGCTGGAAGCGTTCGGCATAAAGGCGGAGGTGATTGACGTGCAGACGCTGCTGCCTTTCGACGTGGACCACACCATCACAGACTCCATCCGGAAGACGGGCCGCGTGCTGTTTGCGGATGAGGACGTGCCGGGCGGCGCCACCGCCTATATGATGCAGCAGGTCGTGGACGAGCAGGGCGCGTACCGCTGGCTCGACTCCAAACCCACCTGCCTCTCGGCGCACGCCCACCGCCCCGCCTACGGATCCGACGGCGATTATTTCTCAAAGCCTAACGTTGAGGATGTGTTTGAAGCCGTGTATGAGCTGATGCACGAGGCGGATCCAGAGGCCTATCCGCCCATCTACTGA
- a CDS encoding long-chain fatty acid--CoA ligase yields the protein MDFKTNHTSLLRQGAPFDFQAAALALFRYQAQHTAVYRSYIKHLGLQAADVQALEQIPFLPIEFFKEQDVKTGDFTPEITFYSSGTTGQARSRHFVADLKLYHAITERTFEHFYGPLQEYVVLALLPSYLEQGGSSLVAMVDHFIQKTGQQEEGFHLRDHNKLLQALRQARRRGKKVLLIGVSYALLDLAEELKGQEDFSGVTVMETGGMKGRRREMIREELHAHLKKGFGVEAIHSEYGMTELLSQGYSKGEGIFRPGYSMRLLLRDLNDPFDLSPHHRSGGINVIDLGNVASCAFIETKDIGRMQEDGSFEVLGRFDNSDIRGCNLLVV from the coding sequence ATGGATTTTAAAACAAACCACACCAGCCTGCTGCGGCAGGGCGCTCCGTTCGACTTCCAGGCCGCCGCTTTGGCGCTGTTCCGCTACCAGGCGCAGCACACGGCGGTGTACCGCTCATATATAAAGCACCTCGGGTTGCAGGCAGCGGATGTGCAGGCGCTGGAGCAAATACCTTTTCTGCCCATCGAGTTCTTCAAGGAGCAGGACGTGAAAACCGGTGATTTCACCCCGGAAATCACCTTTTACAGCAGCGGCACCACGGGACAGGCCCGCAGCCGCCACTTTGTGGCTGATCTGAAGCTATATCATGCTATCACAGAAAGGACTTTTGAGCACTTCTACGGCCCTTTGCAGGAGTATGTGGTGCTGGCGCTGCTGCCCTCCTACCTCGAGCAGGGCGGCTCTTCGCTGGTGGCCATGGTCGATCATTTCATCCAGAAAACAGGGCAGCAGGAGGAGGGCTTTCACCTGCGCGACCATAACAAGTTGTTGCAGGCGCTGCGACAGGCGCGGCGGCGGGGGAAAAAGGTGCTGCTGATCGGGGTTTCGTATGCCCTGCTTGACCTGGCGGAGGAACTGAAAGGGCAGGAGGATTTCAGCGGCGTGACCGTGATGGAGACGGGCGGCATGAAAGGCCGCCGCCGCGAGATGATACGGGAGGAACTGCACGCGCACCTAAAGAAAGGCTTTGGCGTGGAGGCCATTCACTCCGAGTACGGGATGACGGAACTGCTCTCGCAGGGCTACTCCAAAGGCGAGGGCATTTTCCGGCCCGGCTACAGCATGCGGCTCCTGCTCCGCGACCTCAACGACCCGTTTGACCTCAGCCCCCACCACCGCTCCGGCGGCATCAACGTCATTGATCTGGGCAACGTAGCTTCCTGTGCCTTTATCGAGACAAAGGATATTGGACGAATGCAGGAGGATGGCAGCTTCGAAGTTTTGGGCCGTTTCGACAATTCGGATATCAGGGGATGCAATTTACTCGTTGTCTGA